In one window of Spartinivicinus marinus DNA:
- a CDS encoding anaerobic ribonucleoside-triphosphate reductase activating protein produces MREIQIGGITPLTTIDFPDHLATVLYCQGCNLRCQYCHNPELIKITSGQYAWQSIQQFLKRRTGLVEAVVFSGGEPLIQNNLVEAIQWCKQQGFKVGIHTSGSIPKRFTSIISLVDWIGFDFKSPPHLATTITGSKVYYQKCMTSLTQLIESKVSYEIRTTINYQLIKPDDLLIMAKVLASHEVKQWVLQPFKSGNILNTALNQQSNYYDLELLLPEIKRYIIDTQIRSY; encoded by the coding sequence ATGAGAGAAATACAAATAGGTGGCATAACTCCCCTCACCACCATTGATTTTCCTGATCATTTAGCAACAGTACTATATTGTCAGGGCTGCAATTTACGCTGCCAGTATTGTCATAACCCTGAGCTGATCAAGATTACCTCTGGGCAATATGCTTGGCAGAGTATTCAACAATTTCTAAAACGTAGAACGGGTCTAGTCGAAGCGGTTGTTTTTAGTGGTGGAGAGCCCTTAATTCAGAATAATTTAGTAGAAGCTATTCAGTGGTGTAAACAACAAGGCTTTAAAGTCGGTATTCATACCAGTGGCAGCATACCTAAACGATTTACCTCTATAATATCATTAGTCGACTGGATAGGCTTTGACTTTAAATCACCTCCTCACTTAGCTACTACTATTACAGGGAGTAAAGTCTATTATCAAAAATGTATGACAAGTCTAACCCAGCTAATAGAGTCCAAGGTATCCTACGAAATCAGAACAACTATCAACTACCAACTCATAAAGCCTGATGACTTGCTCATAATGGCAAAGGTTTTAGCCTCACATGAAGTCAAGCAATGGGTACTACAACCCTTTAAATCGGGTAATATTTTAAATACAGCTCTAAATCAACAATCCAACTACTATGACTTAGAGCTGCTATTACCTGAAATCAAACGATATATTATTGATACTCAGATTCGCTCTTACTAA
- the ubiU gene encoding ubiquinone anaerobic biosynthesis protein UbiU produces MELVCPAGSLPALKAAVDNGADAVYIGFKDDTNARHFAGLNFNDKKATQALEYAINKGVKVFVAINTYPQPAGWARWQKAVDLAVDLGVNALICADLSVLDYAHNTYPTLNLHLSVQGSATNYEALKFYQQHFAIKRAVLPRVLSLKQVQQVATKSPVDLEVFAFGSLCIMAEGRCHLSSYLTDQSPNTCGVCSPASFVRWQESNEGLESRLNDILIDKFQPNEKAGYPTLCKGRFEVAGTVYNAIEEPTSLNTIALIPQLSAIGIKAVKIEGRQRSPAYVAQVVSTWRQALNCYKADPNNFIVKPHWQNELAKVSEGTQTTLGAYSRPWQ; encoded by the coding sequence ATGGAGTTGGTCTGCCCCGCGGGAAGTTTACCAGCCCTTAAAGCTGCAGTGGATAATGGTGCAGATGCTGTTTATATAGGCTTTAAAGATGACACTAACGCACGTCATTTTGCTGGCCTCAACTTCAATGATAAAAAGGCCACTCAAGCATTAGAGTACGCAATCAATAAAGGGGTAAAAGTATTTGTAGCTATCAATACCTACCCTCAACCAGCAGGATGGGCACGTTGGCAAAAGGCTGTTGATCTTGCTGTAGATTTAGGTGTCAATGCCCTCATTTGTGCTGATCTCAGTGTTCTTGATTATGCACATAATACCTACCCTACTCTCAACTTACATTTGTCAGTGCAAGGTTCTGCAACTAACTATGAAGCATTGAAGTTCTATCAGCAGCATTTTGCAATTAAACGGGCTGTGTTACCACGCGTATTATCTTTAAAACAAGTTCAGCAGGTTGCCACAAAGTCGCCTGTAGACTTAGAAGTATTTGCCTTTGGTTCGCTCTGTATTATGGCAGAAGGTCGTTGCCACTTATCCTCGTACCTAACAGACCAATCACCCAACACCTGTGGTGTCTGCTCTCCTGCCAGTTTTGTTCGCTGGCAAGAATCCAACGAAGGACTAGAGTCACGATTAAATGATATATTAATTGACAAATTCCAACCAAATGAAAAAGCGGGTTATCCCACTCTTTGTAAAGGCCGCTTTGAGGTAGCAGGCACAGTCTATAATGCTATTGAAGAACCCACTAGTCTTAATACCATAGCACTTATTCCCCAATTATCAGCGATAGGCATTAAAGCAGTTAAAATTGAAGGCCGTCAACGCAGCCCTGCTTATGTCGCTCAAGTCGTCAGTACTTGGCGACAAGCATTAAATTGTTACAAGGCAGATCCTAACAACTTTATAGTGAAACCTCACTGGCAAAACGAGCTTGCTAAGGTTTCAGAAGGTACGCAAACAACGTTAGGCGCATACTCAAGACCCTGGCAGTGA
- the ubiT gene encoding ubiquinone anaerobic biosynthesis accessory factor UbiT — protein sequence MIVSLPDKQKLLPAVPKLIAKPLVYMPFALQKKLLSRLLQQIFSEALADGDCEFLQGSWLKVAITDLNISWLFGCNEKNEILINKNGLADVTIEGNLNSFILLAARKEDPDTLFFQRQLTIGGDTELGLQVKNLLDNIELDVLPPIINLSIRCGAEYISLFSKSESEYQ from the coding sequence ATGATTGTTAGCTTGCCTGATAAACAAAAGCTGTTGCCTGCTGTACCAAAATTAATAGCAAAGCCTCTAGTTTATATGCCTTTTGCTTTACAGAAGAAGTTGCTTAGCCGCTTATTGCAACAAATTTTTAGTGAAGCATTAGCAGATGGTGATTGTGAATTTTTACAAGGTTCCTGGTTAAAAGTAGCTATTACTGATTTAAATATTAGCTGGTTATTTGGTTGTAATGAAAAAAATGAAATACTCATTAATAAAAATGGTTTGGCTGATGTGACGATAGAAGGAAACTTAAATAGTTTTATATTGTTAGCTGCACGAAAGGAAGACCCTGATACCTTATTTTTTCAACGCCAGTTAACGATAGGGGGGGACACAGAGCTAGGACTACAGGTTAAAAACTTATTGGATAATATAGAGCTTGATGTGTTACCACCTATAATTAATTTATCTATTCGATGTGGAGCTGAATACATTTCATTATTTAGTAAGAGCGAATCTGAGTATCAATAA
- the nrdD gene encoding anaerobic ribonucleoside-triphosphate reductase — MAKQILTNHPKRQRCEVWTRVMGYHRPTSAFNPGKLAEHNDRQFFTESTSAKRIAAT, encoded by the coding sequence ATGGCTAAGCAAATATTAACAAACCACCCAAAAAGACAACGCTGTGAAGTCTGGACCCGAGTCATGGGCTACCATAGACCAACTTCTGCTTTTAACCCCGGTAAACTGGCTGAGCATAATGATAGACAGTTTTTCACTGAGTCTACATCTGCAAAGCGAATAGCAGCTACTTAA
- the narL gene encoding two-component system response regulator NarL, giving the protein MSTSVVNDIIIIDDHPMLRKGLIQLLELEGDFNPVAECGDGSQAVALALQYEPDLILLDLNMPGMSGIETLKALREAEVDARILMFTVSDDQQDVMEAFKWGADGYLLKDMEPEKVVEQLRQALTGQMAISPELAVILASAIRHKTTARKASIDELTSREKQVLKLIAEGQSNKLIARKLKISEGTVKVHVKRVLNKLNMKSRVEAAVWVVENRIS; this is encoded by the coding sequence ATGAGCACTTCAGTAGTAAACGATATTATTATCATTGATGATCACCCGATGTTGCGTAAAGGGTTGATTCAACTGCTGGAACTAGAAGGCGATTTTAATCCTGTAGCAGAGTGTGGTGATGGTAGCCAGGCAGTTGCTTTAGCGCTTCAATACGAGCCTGATTTAATTTTGTTAGATCTGAACATGCCAGGTATGAGTGGTATTGAAACCTTAAAAGCGTTACGAGAAGCTGAAGTAGATGCTCGTATCCTGATGTTCACTGTTTCAGATGATCAGCAGGATGTAATGGAGGCTTTTAAATGGGGAGCAGATGGCTATTTGCTGAAAGATATGGAGCCAGAAAAAGTGGTTGAGCAATTACGTCAGGCGTTAACAGGGCAAATGGCAATTAGCCCTGAGCTTGCTGTTATTCTTGCTTCAGCAATAAGACATAAAACAACTGCTCGTAAAGCGAGTATTGATGAATTAACCAGTAGGGAAAAGCAAGTGTTAAAGCTTATTGCTGAAGGACAAAGTAATAAGCTAATCGCTCGTAAGCTAAAAATATCGGAAGGGACAGTAAAAGTACATGTTAAACGGGTATTAAATAAGTTGAATATGAAGTCACGGGTTGAGGCTGCTGTATGGGTAGTCGAAAATCGAATCAGTTGA
- a CDS encoding type IV pili methyl-accepting chemotaxis transducer N-terminal domain-containing protein, whose amino-acid sequence MVEKKHYSLLTRVGVAFAAVVTLGLVSMISSVIIADSAEGDSYAINLAGSLRMQSYRIVALLQRKEQPSTVKQAINDFEQRLSNPILQHVVSSQLDQQVNVSYREVVNRWQSLKPQLLDNFTKDIDFVHLQQVDKFVNEINELVKHIEVASETKIYTLRAIQVVTLFLTLLVIFIAMYNLHARLMVPLKELVQTASVIRDGGFNQRSSYQSADELGLLSNTFNQMLDHLTQLNSELEKRVEQKTATLQRTNRVLETLYETSRWLNDFPQEFQTSIIRCLKRLQQLTELKRISVCLKLDDSEPFNQILSSDQIKRPPFCQFPDCEGCKERREIQGDLKQSQLMSLDIKNQVGKYGELLIENEINTPITDWQLQLLQAFADMVATACNHNQFIEQKARLAMMSERAVIARELHDSLAQSLSYQKLQVARLRKLLQSEANTDVLEKTINEVQQGLNAAYRHLRELLSTFRLKIDAPGLEQALKGTVEEFQQQTHIRLHLDYRLQQFRLTAHEEIHCLQIAREALLNAIRHSNAAEITLSIHETENEQVELSILDDGIGIDLNVDKPNHYGLIIIQERVNSLKGTLTIRRCESDGTEVKVEFTPQQLVNNQTQIRGLV is encoded by the coding sequence ATGGTTGAAAAAAAACATTATAGCTTATTGACGCGAGTAGGAGTGGCTTTCGCTGCTGTGGTTACGCTTGGGCTGGTGAGTATGATTAGCTCAGTCATTATTGCTGATTCAGCAGAAGGTGACAGTTATGCTATTAATTTAGCTGGCTCATTGCGAATGCAAAGTTATCGGATAGTAGCGTTGTTGCAAAGAAAAGAGCAGCCATCAACTGTAAAACAGGCTATTAATGATTTTGAGCAGCGATTATCAAACCCCATATTGCAGCATGTTGTGTCCAGTCAGTTGGACCAGCAAGTCAATGTTAGCTATCGAGAGGTTGTCAATCGTTGGCAGAGTTTAAAGCCACAGTTATTGGATAATTTTACCAAAGACATTGACTTCGTTCATTTACAGCAAGTGGATAAGTTCGTTAATGAGATTAATGAACTGGTGAAACATATTGAGGTGGCCTCAGAGACTAAAATTTATACTTTGCGTGCGATTCAAGTTGTTACTTTATTTTTGACTTTACTCGTCATTTTTATCGCGATGTATAATTTACATGCACGGTTGATGGTGCCTTTGAAAGAGTTGGTACAAACGGCAAGTGTTATACGGGATGGAGGATTTAACCAGCGCTCATCTTATCAAAGTGCTGATGAGTTAGGTTTGCTTAGTAATACATTTAATCAGATGTTGGATCATCTTACTCAGCTTAATAGCGAGTTAGAAAAGCGAGTAGAGCAGAAGACAGCGACATTACAAAGAACAAATAGAGTCTTAGAAACACTTTACGAAACCAGTCGTTGGCTAAATGATTTTCCACAAGAATTCCAAACCAGTATTATCAGATGTTTAAAGCGTTTACAGCAATTAACGGAGTTAAAACGAATTTCTGTTTGTTTGAAGCTGGATGATAGCGAGCCATTCAACCAAATTTTATCTTCAGATCAAATTAAACGACCACCATTTTGTCAGTTTCCAGATTGTGAAGGCTGTAAAGAAAGGCGAGAGATTCAGGGCGACTTAAAACAGTCTCAGTTAATGTCTTTGGATATTAAAAATCAAGTAGGTAAATATGGAGAGCTTTTAATAGAAAACGAAATAAATACACCAATTACAGACTGGCAACTACAGCTATTACAGGCATTTGCTGATATGGTTGCGACAGCCTGTAATCATAACCAGTTTATTGAACAAAAAGCACGACTGGCGATGATGAGTGAACGTGCTGTTATTGCCAGGGAATTACATGATTCATTAGCGCAATCTCTATCCTATCAAAAATTACAAGTTGCTCGGTTAAGAAAGTTATTACAGTCTGAAGCCAATACAGATGTATTAGAAAAAACAATAAATGAAGTTCAGCAAGGACTAAATGCTGCATATCGACATTTACGAGAATTACTCAGTACTTTTCGCTTGAAAATAGATGCCCCCGGGCTTGAGCAAGCATTAAAAGGAACAGTAGAAGAGTTTCAACAACAAACTCATATACGATTACATTTAGACTATAGATTGCAGCAGTTTCGTTTAACTGCACATGAGGAGATCCATTGCTTACAAATTGCGAGAGAGGCTTTATTAAATGCTATTCGGCACTCTAATGCTGCAGAGATAACACTTTCTATACATGAAACTGAAAATGAACAGGTTGAGTTATCCATCTTAGATGATGGTATAGGAATAGACTTGAATGTTGATAAACCTAACCACTATGGATTAATTATAATTCAAGAGCGGGTCAATAGCTTGAAGGGGACATTAACCATAAGGCGTTGCGAAAGTGATGGAACAGAAGTTAAAGTAGAGTTTACACCGCAACAGCTGGTTAATAATCAAACACAAATACGTGGGTTAGTGTAA
- a CDS encoding STAS domain-containing protein has product MDNFGTDIKTEATDNQLTIFIGKNFTREVVQAFKEAYLNAKDKVHTYIIDFQKTDYMDSSAIAVMMCMKQDLSTKNIHLVHCNNFIYKTLQLVQFDKVFTIKR; this is encoded by the coding sequence ATGGATAATTTTGGAACAGATATTAAAACAGAAGCAACTGACAATCAGCTTACTATTTTTATCGGAAAAAACTTCACACGAGAAGTTGTGCAAGCATTTAAAGAAGCTTACTTAAATGCTAAAGATAAAGTTCATACTTATATTATTGACTTTCAGAAAACGGACTATATGGACAGCTCTGCAATAGCCGTGATGATGTGTATGAAACAAGACTTAAGTACAAAAAATATACATTTAGTACATTGCAATAACTTTATATATAAAACACTACAATTAGTACAATTCGATAAGGTATTTACAATTAAACGCTAG
- a CDS encoding ribonucleoside triphosphate reductase, with protein MLSTNTVESLPLLDIRNTYQEYLTKQDWRIKANANQGYSLGGLILNTSGKMTAHYWLHCLYPEAVRNAHVNADFHIHDLDMLGGYCAGWSLRQLLYEGFNGVAGKVESAPPKHLSAALGQIVNFLGTLQNEWAGAQAFSSFDTYLAPYIRKDQVNYQQVKQLIQEFIYNLNIPSRWGTQTPFTNLTFDWTCPVDLQEQVPVIAGEEQPFSYGKLTKEMAMINQAFIEVMTEGDAKGRVFTFPIPTYNITPDFDWESENIDRLFEMTARYGLPYFQNFLNSDLQPHMVRSMCCRLQLDVRELLKRGNGLFGSAEQTGSLGVVTINCARLGYLHQGNKQALFEQLDYLLNLAKDSLEIKRNVVQQLMDEGLYPYTKRYLGTLRNHFSTIGVNGINEMILNFSDNQEDITTSKGQQLALELLNHIKEKIVAFQEETGQLYNLEATPAEGTAYRFAKEDKKRFSNIIQCGTTDSPYYTNSSQLPVGYTDDPFLALELQEKLQRTYTGGTVLHLYMAEPISSSVSCRKLVKAALSNFKVPYITITPTFSICPVHGYLAGEHEFCPKCDEAILANEVE; from the coding sequence ATGTTGAGTACAAATACTGTCGAATCACTACCGCTCCTAGATATACGCAACACTTATCAGGAGTACTTAACCAAGCAAGACTGGCGGATTAAGGCCAATGCCAACCAAGGTTATTCCCTAGGCGGTCTTATTTTAAACACATCAGGTAAAATGACAGCCCACTACTGGCTACATTGCCTTTACCCTGAAGCAGTAAGAAATGCTCACGTTAATGCTGACTTTCATATTCATGATCTGGATATGCTGGGGGGGTATTGTGCTGGTTGGTCATTACGCCAACTGTTGTATGAAGGATTTAATGGAGTAGCAGGCAAGGTAGAGTCAGCTCCACCCAAACACTTATCTGCAGCATTGGGGCAAATTGTTAATTTTTTAGGCACCTTGCAAAACGAATGGGCTGGCGCTCAAGCTTTCAGTTCTTTTGATACTTACCTCGCACCATACATTCGCAAAGATCAAGTCAACTATCAACAAGTAAAACAGTTAATCCAAGAATTTATTTATAACCTTAATATCCCTTCCCGCTGGGGTACCCAGACACCTTTCACAAACCTAACATTTGATTGGACCTGTCCTGTCGATTTACAAGAGCAAGTCCCTGTTATAGCAGGTGAAGAACAGCCTTTTAGCTACGGCAAACTCACAAAAGAAATGGCCATGATCAATCAGGCATTTATTGAAGTAATGACTGAAGGTGATGCTAAAGGACGTGTTTTTACCTTCCCTATTCCTACCTACAATATTACACCTGACTTTGATTGGGAGTCAGAAAATATTGATCGCTTGTTTGAGATGACCGCTCGATATGGACTGCCTTATTTTCAAAACTTTTTAAACTCAGACCTACAGCCTCATATGGTACGCTCAATGTGCTGCCGACTACAGCTCGATGTACGTGAACTATTGAAGCGAGGCAATGGACTATTTGGTTCTGCCGAACAAACTGGCTCTCTAGGCGTGGTTACTATTAATTGTGCTCGTTTAGGCTATCTACACCAAGGCAATAAACAAGCGTTATTTGAACAGCTAGATTATTTATTAAATTTAGCAAAAGACAGTTTAGAAATTAAACGTAACGTTGTTCAACAGTTAATGGATGAAGGATTATACCCCTACACTAAGCGCTATTTAGGCACTCTTCGTAATCACTTCTCGACCATTGGAGTTAATGGCATCAATGAAATGATTCTAAACTTTAGTGATAACCAAGAGGATATTACTACCAGTAAAGGGCAACAGCTTGCTCTAGAATTACTCAACCATATCAAGGAGAAGATAGTTGCATTTCAAGAAGAAACCGGCCAATTATACAATTTAGAAGCAACTCCCGCCGAAGGAACCGCATACCGATTTGCCAAAGAAGATAAAAAAAGATTTTCTAACATCATCCAATGTGGGACTACTGACTCCCCATACTATACCAACTCAAGCCAATTACCTGTTGGATATACTGATGACCCATTTTTAGCACTAGAGCTACAGGAAAAATTACAACGTACTTACACAGGGGGAACTGTCCTCCACCTTTATATGGCAGAACCTATTTCAAGCAGTGTCAGTTGTCGTAAGCTTGTTAAAGCTGCCTTGAGCAACTTCAAAGTACCATATATCACAATTACTCCTACATTCTCTATTTGTCCTGTTCATGGTTATTTGGCAGGCGAACACGAGTTTTGTCCAAAATGCGATGAAGCAATTCTTGCTAATGAGGTTGAATAA
- a CDS encoding nitrate/nitrite transporter has protein sequence MLSHTQKQWSVLSMNTVAFAANFAVWTMFSIIGIKIKQELNLSDTEFGILVATPILTGSITRLPLGIMTDRFGGRIVFFIHMLLVAIPTYGLAFASEYWQYLVIGLFVGLAGGSFAIGIAYTSAWFEKERQGTAMGIFGAGNAGAAITNLVAPMIVVALGWRAVPQIYSIAMVIMAIIFWFFTFNDPAHEERKKSGKHISLAAQLAPLKEIRVWRFGLYYYFVFGGFVALALWLPKYYVGEYELDLKTASFITMLFTLPSGVIRALGGWLSDKFGARSINWAVFWVSLICLFFVSYPQTTMIIHGIEGDVHFKVGLNIWVFTILVFLIGIAQGIGKASVYRIIHDYYPANMGSVGGMVGVLGGLGGFTLPIIFGIANDWIGVRSSCFMVLFAIVAICMILMNIAIRKLRKAEGLELDESVY, from the coding sequence ATGCTTAGCCATACCCAAAAGCAATGGTCAGTCCTTTCCATGAACACCGTGGCCTTTGCAGCAAACTTTGCTGTATGGACCATGTTCTCTATCATCGGAATAAAAATCAAACAGGAGTTGAATTTATCAGATACTGAGTTTGGTATTTTAGTCGCTACTCCTATACTTACTGGCTCAATTACCCGTTTACCTCTAGGAATAATGACTGACCGCTTTGGTGGCCGGATTGTCTTTTTTATTCACATGTTATTGGTTGCCATACCAACTTATGGTTTAGCTTTTGCCTCTGAATATTGGCAATACCTTGTCATTGGTTTATTTGTTGGCTTAGCAGGTGGCTCTTTTGCAATTGGTATCGCTTATACCTCAGCCTGGTTTGAAAAAGAGCGTCAAGGCACTGCAATGGGAATATTTGGCGCTGGTAATGCCGGTGCAGCTATTACCAACTTGGTTGCTCCGATGATTGTAGTTGCTTTAGGCTGGCGGGCAGTACCTCAAATTTACTCTATTGCAATGGTCATCATGGCCATCATTTTTTGGTTTTTCACTTTTAATGACCCGGCTCATGAAGAACGGAAAAAATCAGGTAAACATATTTCTTTAGCCGCTCAGCTAGCCCCATTAAAAGAAATTAGAGTTTGGCGGTTTGGTCTTTACTACTATTTTGTTTTTGGGGGGTTTGTAGCCTTAGCACTATGGCTACCCAAATATTATGTCGGTGAATACGAATTAGATTTAAAAACAGCTTCCTTTATCACCATGTTATTTACCTTACCCTCTGGTGTTATCAGAGCTTTAGGTGGTTGGTTATCTGATAAGTTTGGTGCCCGCTCAATTAACTGGGCAGTTTTCTGGGTATCATTAATTTGCTTATTCTTTGTATCTTACCCTCAAACTACCATGATTATTCACGGTATTGAGGGAGATGTACACTTTAAAGTGGGCCTTAATATCTGGGTATTTACAATTTTAGTGTTCCTTATTGGTATCGCCCAAGGTATTGGTAAAGCATCTGTCTATCGCATTATCCACGATTATTATCCAGCCAATATGGGGTCAGTCGGCGGCATGGTAGGCGTTCTTGGCGGCCTAGGTGGTTTCACCCTGCCTATTATTTTCGGCATAGCAAATGATTGGATCGGGGTACGCAGCTCCTGCTTTATGGTGTTGTTTGCCATTGTCGCCATCTGCATGATTTTAATGAATATTGCTATTCGCAAGCTACGCAAAGCAGAAGGTTTAGAACTAGACGAGAGTGTTTATTAA
- a CDS encoding substrate-binding periplasmic protein has translation MKYLASFIFLALFKPLLFADSIDIVVENYPPYAYKENGNITGLSTDITRYLLEDSGIKAKSWAFAPWKRAFLLASQKPGTLLYTVVRKPNREKLFHWIGPISDRNIYIYKLKRRKDIKASSLEEIKTKGYSIGTVIGTAATEQLKNANLKITETVNYEQNVRMLLLGRTDLIVFLEYSLAYLAKKADSQYSDFEKLFLLDGSKKYYIVIQKDTDSDIVKRLQQSFIKTKHSGKLAEIQKRYLK, from the coding sequence ATGAAATATCTGGCTTCCTTCATTTTTTTAGCTTTATTCAAACCACTACTTTTCGCTGATAGTATTGACATCGTCGTAGAGAACTACCCTCCCTATGCTTATAAAGAAAATGGTAACATTACTGGATTATCGACTGATATAACCCGCTACCTATTAGAAGATTCTGGTATCAAAGCAAAATCATGGGCATTTGCCCCCTGGAAACGAGCATTTTTATTAGCATCACAAAAACCTGGCACATTATTATATACGGTCGTTCGTAAGCCCAATCGAGAAAAACTGTTTCATTGGATTGGCCCTATCAGCGATCGCAATATTTACATTTATAAACTTAAAAGAAGGAAAGATATTAAGGCTTCATCACTTGAAGAAATAAAAACTAAAGGATACTCCATTGGTACTGTTATAGGCACAGCAGCCACCGAGCAGCTAAAAAATGCAAACCTAAAAATCACAGAAACAGTAAACTATGAGCAAAATGTACGCATGCTATTGCTTGGCCGAACCGACCTAATTGTATTTCTGGAATACTCACTAGCCTATTTAGCCAAAAAAGCTGATAGTCAATACAGCGACTTCGAAAAGCTATTTCTATTAGATGGCTCTAAAAAGTACTATATCGTCATACAAAAAGACACTGATTCTGATATTGTCAAAAGGCTCCAGCAATCTTTTATAAAAACTAAGCACAGTGGTAAGCTAGCAGAGATTCAAAAGCGATACTTAAAATAG
- a CDS encoding U32 family peptidase, giving the protein MKLSLGPILYFWPKQQVYDFYQNIIDTPVDIVYLGETVCSKRRELNTDDWLELAQQLASSGKEVVLSTLALISAESELNSLRRLCRNDSIIIEANDMAAVQLLSAQRIPFVTGPAINIYNGRTLSLLHRQGLKRWVMPVELSAQSLQSILTECIEQGIKDTLETEVFSYGYLPLAYSARCFTARFRHLPKDNCQFVCLNYPDGILVNSQENQPLFTLNGIQTQSGSLYNLMSQIPAMQKMGIDIVRLSPQSHDMKQVINQYHTAIQGETVPLIAIDNQCNGYWFAEPGINLSHR; this is encoded by the coding sequence ATGAAGTTATCTCTTGGCCCTATTTTATACTTTTGGCCTAAACAACAGGTTTATGATTTTTACCAAAATATTATAGATACACCGGTTGACATTGTATACCTGGGAGAAACTGTTTGTAGCAAACGTCGAGAATTAAATACAGATGACTGGCTTGAACTAGCGCAGCAATTAGCCAGTTCAGGTAAAGAAGTGGTACTTTCAACTCTGGCGCTTATTTCAGCAGAATCAGAGTTAAACAGTTTACGGCGTCTTTGCCGTAACGACTCGATTATCATCGAAGCCAATGATATGGCAGCAGTGCAGCTTTTATCTGCTCAAAGGATTCCATTTGTGACAGGCCCCGCCATCAATATCTATAATGGTAGAACTCTCTCCCTTTTACATCGACAAGGGCTTAAACGCTGGGTAATGCCTGTAGAACTATCTGCTCAGTCTCTCCAATCTATATTAACAGAATGTATTGAACAAGGTATTAAAGATACGCTTGAAACAGAAGTATTTAGTTACGGTTACTTACCTCTGGCTTACTCTGCTCGATGTTTTACTGCGCGTTTTCGTCATTTACCAAAAGACAACTGTCAATTTGTGTGTCTTAATTACCCCGATGGCATCCTCGTTAACAGTCAAGAGAATCAACCATTATTTACCTTAAACGGAATTCAAACCCAGTCTGGTAGTTTATATAACCTAATGAGCCAAATACCAGCAATGCAAAAAATGGGTATTGATATTGTTCGTTTAAGCCCTCAGTCTCACGATATGAAACAAGTCATTAATCAATATCATACAGCCATCCAAGGAGAAACAGTGCCATTGATTGCTATTGACAATCAATGCAACGGATACTGGTTTGCAGAGCCTGGTATAAACCTTTCTCATAGATAG